The genomic stretch GCGCTGGTCGAGTACGACGAAACCCTGAAGACCGAGCTGCGCAAGGCCGGCTTCATGACCCGTGACGCCCGCGAAGTCGAGCGCAAGAAGGTCGGTCTGCACAAGGCCCGTCGCGCCACCCAGTTCTCCAAGCGCTGATCCTGGCGTGCATGGCGCCGGTTCGCCGGCGCCACGGCGTGTTCCACTTCACGCCGAACGCGGTACAATTTGCTCCATAGCCCCGTCGCCAAGCGGTAAGGCACCTGACTCTGACTCAGGCATTCGGTGGTTCGAATCCATCCGGGGCTGCCACATTCGAAGTCGCGATACCAACAGAACCCGCCCGCAAGGCGGGTTTTGTTTTGCCCGTGGAGGCGCGATGCGACAATCGCGTCTCCCGCCCGGAATGCCGCCATGCCTGTCGCCCACTTCGCCCCGCCTGCCGTGCCGCTGCCGTCACTGGACGACGTGCTGCGCGCGCGTGGCTATGTGGTGCTGGGCGCGGCCGACGTGGCGGCGCTGGCCGGCGTTGCACCCGCAGCGCTGCAGGCGCTGGTGCCCAGCTGGGACGACTTGCGCCTCGACGAATACCTGAAGGACGGCGGCCGCTACCGCCGGCGCCGCCATGCCTGCTTCGTGGTCGAAGGCGATGCACTGCGGCAGGTGCCGCACCGCATGCACTGGCAGCCGGTGGAATACAACGCGCTGCACGGTGGCATGGAGCGCTGGTTCGAGCCGGTGGCGCCGGCCACGGTGGCGCAGCCGGCGTGGCCCGCACTGGTGCATGCCTTGGCCCGTGCCTGTTCGCGCCAGCGGCCCGCGGTGGCGCGCTGGCACGTGGAGGCGCACCAGTTCCGCATCGACACCAGCGATGGCCTGGGCCGACCCACGCCGGAAGGCGCGCACCGCGACGGCGTGGATTTCGTGGCGGTGCTGCTGGTGGCGCGGCATGCGATCAAGGGTGGCGAAACCCGCGTGTTCGCCGCCAACGGCCCCGACGGCCAGCGCTTCACCCTGGACGAGCCGTGGTCGCTGTTGCTGATGGACGACGCGCGCGTGATTCACGAGTCCACGCCGATCCAGCCCCTCGACGCCAGTGGCGGCCACCGCGACACCCTGGTGCTGACGTTCCGGGCGAGCGGCTTTCTGGGTGATGCCTGATCGACCGCCGACCCGGCCGGCACTGGCTGGCCTGTTCGATGGCGGGGTTGTCGTTACAATTGCAACTAATGAACTGACGCACGAGGTCACCATGAAGCTGGGTTCTCTCAAGGAAGGTGGGCGCGACGGCACCCTGATCGTGGTGTCGCGGGATCTGGCGCGCGCCGTACGCGCCATCGCCATTGCGCCGACCCTGCAGCGGGCGCTGGAAGACTGGGAGAACGCCGCGCCGCGCCTGAACGCGCTGTACGAGGACCTCAATGCCGGCAACGCAGCCGGCGCGTTCGACCTCGACGTGCAGGCGCTGGCCGCGCCGCTGCCGCGCGCCTACGAATTCGTCGACGGCAGCGCCTACCTGCCGCACGTGGAGCGCGTGCGCCGCGCGCGCGGTGCGGAGGTGCCGGAGAGCTTCTACGTGGATCCGCTGATGTACCAGGCGGTCAGCGCCGGCTTCCTCGGCCCGCGCGACCCGATCAAGGTGGTCAGCGAGGACTACGGCATCGACCTCGAGGCCGAGGTCGTCATCGTTACCGACGACGTGCCGATGGCGGTGACGCCCGGGCAGGCCGCCGGCCACATCCAGCTGGTCGGGATCGTCAACGACGTTTCGCTGCGCAACCTGATCCCGTCGGAACTCGCCAAGGGCTTCGGCTTCCTGCAGTCAAAGCCGCGCAGCGCGCTGGGCCCGGTGTTCGTGACCCCGGACGAACTGGGCGAGGCCTGGCAGGACAACAAGCTGCACCTGCCGATGCTCACCCATGTCAACGGTGAGTGGTTCGGTGCGCCGGAAGCCGGCGTGGACATGCAGTTCGACTTCGCCCAGCTGGTCGCGCACGCGGCGAAGACGCGGCCACTGTCGGCTGGCACCATCGTGGGTTCCGGCACGGTGGCGAACGAGGACACCGCGCTGGGCGCGTCCTGTTTCGCCGAGCGGCGCACCGTCGAAACCCTGCGCGACGGCAAACCCAGCACGCCGTTCATGTCGTTTGGTGACACCGTCCGCATCGAGGTGCTGGATCGCGAAGGCGGCAGCATCTTCGGCGCCATCGAGCAGCGCATCGAGCCCCAGCCGCTGCCCTGAGGTGCGTATGGGCGGACGGCCGAAGTGGCGGCACCAGCGGTCTTGCACCGCGCTGCCGCCGCGCTAAGGTGTCGGGCATGAGTGAGCCGCTGCAGCTGTATTCCTACTGGCGTTCCAGTGCCGCCTACCGGGTGCGCATCGGCCTGAACCTCAAGGGCCTGCCCTACGAGATCGTGCCGGTGCATCTGGTGCAGGACGGCGGCCAGCAGCATTCAGAGGCTTACCGCGCGATCAACCCGCAGGAACTGGTGCCGACGCTGGGCCATGGCCAGCGCCGGCTGGGCCAGTCGCTGGCGATCCTGGAGTACCTGGACGAAGTCTGGCCCGACCGGCCGCTGCTGCCGGCCACCGCGCGCGCGCGCCAACGTGTTCGCGCGCTGTCGCTGCTGGTGGCCTGCGACGTGCATCCGCTCAACAACCTGCGCGTGCTGCAGTATTTCGAGCGCGAGTGGAACGTGCCGCAGCCCGAGCGCGATGCGTGGGTGAAGCACTGGATCACTGAGGGTTTTACCGCCGCCGAGGCGCTGCTGGCGGAACATCCGTCCACCGGCGATTTCTGCGAAGGCGAAACGCCCACCCTGGCGGACTGCTGCCTGGTGCCGCAGATCTACAACGCGCGCCGTTTCGGCGTGGACATGGCGGTTTATCCCACGCTCGCCCGGATCGAGGCTTCCTGCCTGGCGCTGCCGGCGTTCGACGCGGCGCGACCGGAAAACCAGCCGGACGCACCCGTCACAAGATAACGGGCCGGGGGCGTGCCCCTTGGCTCAGTGCGTTGCGAACACGTCCGCGTAGGGGTCGTGTTCGCCGCTGGCGCCCTCGGACAATCGGAACTTGAGGGCCAAGCCGTCGCGGGAGTCGGCCGCCTTCAGCGCCTCCTCCAGTTCGATCCGGCCGTCCTTGTGCAGGCGGAACAGACACTGGTCGAAGCTCTGCATGCCATCCTGCAGCGACTCCTCCATCGCGGCCTTGATCTCGTGGACCTGCCCGCGCCGCAGCAGGTCGCGGATCAGCGGTGTATTGATCAGCACCTCGGTCGCCGGCATGCGGCGGCCGTCCACGCCCAGCACCAGGCGCTGGCTGACGATCGCCTTCATGTTCAACGCCAGGTTCATCAACACGTTCTTGTGCGCACCCTCGGGGAAGAAGTTGAGGATGCGTTCGATGGTCTGGTCGGCGTTGTTGGAGTGCAGCGTGGCCAGGCAGATATGGCCGGTCTCGGCGAACGCGATCGCCGCTTCCATCGTCTCGGCGTCGCGGATCTCGCCGATCAGGATCACGTCCGGCGCTTCGCGCATCGCGTTCTTCAGGGCGGCGTGGAAGCTGTGCGTGTCGAGCCCGACCTCGCGCTGGTTGACCACCGAGAGCTTGTGGCGGTGCAGGTACTCGATCGGGTCCTCGATGGTAAGGATGTGGCCGGTGCTGGTGCTGTTGCGATGGTCGATCATCGATGCCAGCGTGGTGGACTTGCCGGAGCCGGTGGAACCCACGATCAGCACCAGCCCGCGCGGCGCCATGATGATGTCCTTGAGCACCGTCGGCAGCTGCAGTTCCTCGATGCTGGGGATGATGCTGCGGATGGCGCGGATCACCATGCCCACTTCGCCGCGCTGCTGGAACACGTTGACGCGGAAGC from Thermomonas sp. XSG encodes the following:
- a CDS encoding 2OG-Fe dioxygenase family protein, with translation MPVAHFAPPAVPLPSLDDVLRARGYVVLGAADVAALAGVAPAALQALVPSWDDLRLDEYLKDGGRYRRRRHACFVVEGDALRQVPHRMHWQPVEYNALHGGMERWFEPVAPATVAQPAWPALVHALARACSRQRPAVARWHVEAHQFRIDTSDGLGRPTPEGAHRDGVDFVAVLLVARHAIKGGETRVFAANGPDGQRFTLDEPWSLLLMDDARVIHESTPIQPLDASGGHRDTLVLTFRASGFLGDA
- a CDS encoding fumarylacetoacetate hydrolase family protein, which encodes MKLGSLKEGGRDGTLIVVSRDLARAVRAIAIAPTLQRALEDWENAAPRLNALYEDLNAGNAAGAFDLDVQALAAPLPRAYEFVDGSAYLPHVERVRRARGAEVPESFYVDPLMYQAVSAGFLGPRDPIKVVSEDYGIDLEAEVVIVTDDVPMAVTPGQAAGHIQLVGIVNDVSLRNLIPSELAKGFGFLQSKPRSALGPVFVTPDELGEAWQDNKLHLPMLTHVNGEWFGAPEAGVDMQFDFAQLVAHAAKTRPLSAGTIVGSGTVANEDTALGASCFAERRTVETLRDGKPSTPFMSFGDTVRIEVLDREGGSIFGAIEQRIEPQPLP
- the maiA gene encoding maleylacetoacetate isomerase, whose protein sequence is MSEPLQLYSYWRSSAAYRVRIGLNLKGLPYEIVPVHLVQDGGQQHSEAYRAINPQELVPTLGHGQRRLGQSLAILEYLDEVWPDRPLLPATARARQRVRALSLLVACDVHPLNNLRVLQYFEREWNVPQPERDAWVKHWITEGFTAAEALLAEHPSTGDFCEGETPTLADCCLVPQIYNARRFGVDMAVYPTLARIEASCLALPAFDAARPENQPDAPVTR
- a CDS encoding PilT/PilU family type 4a pilus ATPase, which encodes MDISHYFKLMAEKDASDMFLSTGAPVNIKIEGMLQPMSDNPLTAGECRDIAYGLMDAAQIAEFEREKELNMAISVPGCGRFRVNVFQQRGEVGMVIRAIRSIIPSIEELQLPTVLKDIIMAPRGLVLIVGSTGSGKSTTLASMIDHRNSTSTGHILTIEDPIEYLHRHKLSVVNQREVGLDTHSFHAALKNAMREAPDVILIGEIRDAETMEAAIAFAETGHICLATLHSNNADQTIERILNFFPEGAHKNVLMNLALNMKAIVSQRLVLGVDGRRMPATEVLINTPLIRDLLRRGQVHEIKAAMEESLQDGMQSFDQCLFRLHKDGRIELEEALKAADSRDGLALKFRLSEGASGEHDPYADVFATH